Below is a genomic region from Paraburkholderia sp. BL23I1N1.
ACGGGCAGAGCTGATGGGCCTGGCGCGCGAGTGCCTCGACGACTTCCGTTGCCAGACCCGGCACGCGGATGGTGAACTGGGCGCCGAGGCAATGCCCGTTACCAACCGACCCAATGCTTACCTGGATGTCCACGGAGTAGTCGGACGGCAGCGTGACCTTCTTCAACGAGGCCGCGATCTCGAACGCGCTGATGTAACAGGCCGACCACGCGCCCGAAAACAACTGTTCGGCTCTCGGGTGCAGCTCGGTGGCGATAAACTCGCGGCTTTCACCGTCGGGCGCTGACAGCTTGAGGTCGAGGACGCCGAGCTCACCGCGCTTGACATCGGCGTCGTGATTGATCGTGGCGTGGCTGTTGCCTGAGTGGAGGACTTGTTCGATCTTGGTCATGATGGATTCCTGTGTGAATAAGGGTGTTGAGCAGATTAAATCGCATGCGATGTAATCGTGTGCGTTGAATAATGGAGAAAGATGCATCCGATGTCAATCGCAAAAGATTTAATCGCATGCGAGTTTTTGATAGGCATGGATAAAAACCATGCGTTGACCAGCGTGATGCCGCTGTCGATACACCCTGCCTGATACCGGCGACGCATCGTCTGGCCCTTTACCACCGCGCAGAAAAAAGGCAGGATCAGTACCTTTGATAACTCGCTATTTGGTGACAGAGCAGGTGCGCGGGTGTCAGTTGACCGGAACGCTCTAAAGTTTGCTTCAAGGCGCGTCGATATACGGGTGTATTGTCCCGAATCCACGCCGCCGATCCGGTGTCGCGCGAGGCTCGGGGAGTTGCGTGACGTTCCAGTTTCGACAATCTTGGAAGGGCATCTACTGCGAATCGGGTGGCACCCAGGTGCAGCGCGCCAGTCGCACCCTGGCAGATAACTATGCTCTTGAAAGGTGGTAAAGGCAGGCATGTCGTACGCACGAAGAATAGGATCGCTCGAGAAGCGGAGCAGCTTTCGAGATTCGGCGGAAAGGCGCCTTTTCTGGACGAGTGCGGCGCAAAACACCCGCCATCTCGCTGTTTCCGTCCAGATCTTCGGGTTCGTCGCGTGGCTGATATCTCGAGCGTCTGCAAATCCGCATGCCACATTCAACGAGCCAGTCACGCTGATAGCGATCGGGGGCATGCTGACCGCTATGGGTCTGACTTACGCGTCCCGCGGATCGGTGATGGATGCCGTCGGGCGTTTCGCCTGCGCCGTCTTCACGGCACTTGCGTTTCATACCAACGTGACCGGTACGCAGACTCCGGCGTTCTGGGTGCTCCCCATGGGTGTTGCAATCAATGTCGGCATGGCGCCGGTATTCACGGG
It encodes:
- a CDS encoding Ohr family peroxiredoxin; protein product: MTKIEQVLHSGNSHATINHDADVKRGELGVLDLKLSAPDGESREFIATELHPRAEQLFSGAWSACYISAFEIAASLKKVTLPSDYSVDIQVSIGSVGNGHCLGAQFTIRVPGLATEVVEALARQAHQLCPYSKAVHGNIEVGLNVVTA